A DNA window from Castanea sativa cultivar Marrone di Chiusa Pesio chromosome 7, ASM4071231v1 contains the following coding sequences:
- the LOC142643522 gene encoding cytochrome b-c1 complex subunit 6-1, mitochondrial, with product MAEEEPVDQKKYFEELCKPKCVKPLLEYQACVKRIQGDESGHKHCTGQYFDYWSCVDKCAAPKIFSKLK from the exons AT GGCGGAAGAGGAACCTGTTGATCAGAAGAAATATTTTGAAGAGCTTTGCAAGCCAAAGTGTGTGAAGCCATTACTTGAATATCAG GCATGTGTTAAGAGGATCCAGGGAGATGAAAGTGGGCACAAGCATTGCACTGGACAATATTTTGATTACTGGTCTTGTGTTGACAAATGT GCGGCACCAAAGATATTCTCAAAACTGAAGTGA